In one window of Heterodontus francisci isolate sHetFra1 chromosome 24, sHetFra1.hap1, whole genome shotgun sequence DNA:
- the tedc1 gene encoding tubulin epsilon and delta complex protein 1 isoform X1: MKVKAAIAALCKLLAGFGVRPVPGAGEAAAIYPEIFRQAKFDRKEATAEFWKLLHWLLKLVNEDGPCEVIDLADQIEYVKAAVCYYGYGFMDFYQLPADGTWGSRDLLLAFSWLLQKIHLLEQLLNLQRLHVEDQVSLCTCRQAIPISPVERSDLRDGRHPAGMDVRYLQCLQGKLRFRWRSLYSAQQERCSALYKIHLYTRGCSSSQSIDHLSATETRLIQDPKQCGEFVQLLERENMRLEAYLEWKQLEPLYWQWMESVLAAKLQDTQELLNVKVRTVTGCSLDQRGNCSEPGNFRETGKLCSELLKLQSELQDQRTAKDERIKDQERGMGTHARQREAVFLTQCDVERKLGAVQARASHKSRGHSHVGLALRANSTPVRTKPPSAQQHNVSGSLTASEVITQLRAEATELKKELQELQQLSREALGEIVERLDRVICIPPMQR, translated from the exons ATGAAAGTGAAGGCAGCGATCGCGGCTCTGTGTAAACTGTTGGCCGGGTTTGGAGTTCGGCCCGTGCCCGGTGCTGGGGAGGCCGCCGCGATCTACCCGGAGATATTCCGCCAGGCTAAGTTCGACCGAAAAGAAGCG ACGGCTGAGTTCTGGAAGTTGCTGCATTGGCTTCTGAAGCTCGTCAATGAGGACGGGCCCTGTGAGGTCATAGATTTAG CTGACCAGATTGAATATGTGAAGGCTGCAGTTTGCTACTATGGTTATGGATTCATGGATTTCTACCAGCTGCCTGCTGACGGCACTTGGGGTAGCCGGGACCTCCTTCTGGCCTTTTCCTGGCTACTACAAAAAATTCACCTTTTGGAGCAGTTATTGAACCTGCAAAGACTCCACGTGGAAGATCAGGTGTCACTCTGCACG TGTAGGCAGGCCATACCCATCAGCCCCGTGGAGAGATCGGACCTTCGGGATGGCAGACACCCTGCGGGAATGGACGTGCGCTATCTGCAGTGTTTACAGGGAAAACTACGATTCCGCTGGCGGAGTCTTTACAGTGCTCAGCAGGAGAGGTGTTCTGCCCTCTACAAG ATACATTTGTACACCAGAGGatgcagcagcagccagagcattgATCATTTATCTGCGACTGAAACACGTCTCATCCAAGATCCCAAGCAGTGTGGTGAG TTTGTGCAGCTCCTGGAGCGTGAGAACATGCGATTGGAGGCATACCTGGAGTGGAAGCAGCTGGAGCCCTTATACTGGCAGTGGATG GAAAGTGTGCTGGCTGCGAAGCTGCAGGATACCCAGGAGCTTCTGAATGTAAAAGTTCGAACAGTCACTGGCTGCTCACTGGACCAGAGAGGGAACTGCAGTGAACCTGGTAACTTTAGAGAAACGGGAAAACTCTGCAGTGAGCTACTGAAGCTGCAATCGGAGCTGCAGGAccaaagaacagcaaaggatgaAAGG ATTAAAGACCAGGAGCGAGGTATGGGAACTCACGCACGACAGCGTGAAGCAGTGTTCCTGACCCAGTGTGATGTGGAACGGAAACTGGGGGCAGTGCAAGCCAGAGCGAGCCACAAGAGTAGAGGACACAGCCACGtcggactggcactgagagccaactCCACTCCTGTCAGGACTAAACCTCCCTCTGCCCAACAACACAACGTCTCTGGGAGTCTCACAGCGTCAGAAGTGATCACACAGCTAAGAGCTGAAGCAACTGAATTAAAGAAAGAACTCCAAGAactgcagcaactttccagagagGCTCTCGGAGAGATTGTGGAAAGGCTGGATAGAGTGATATGTATCCCTCCAATGCAGCGATGA
- the tedc1 gene encoding tubulin epsilon and delta complex protein 1 isoform X2, translated as MKVKAAIAALCKLLAGFGVRPVPGAGEAAAIYPEIFRQAKFDRKEATAEFWKLLHWLLKLVNEDGPCEVIDLADQIEYVKAAVCYYGYGFMDFYQLPADGTWGSRDLLLAFSWLLQKIHLLEQLLNLQRLHVEDQVSLCTCRQAIPISPVERSDLRDGRHPAGMDVRYLQCLQGKLRFRWRSLYSAQQERCSALYKIHLYTRGCSSSQSIDHLSATETRLIQDPKQCGEFVQLLERENMRLEAYLEWKQLEPLYWQWMIKDQERGMGTHARQREAVFLTQCDVERKLGAVQARASHKSRGHSHVGLALRANSTPVRTKPPSAQQHNVSGSLTASEVITQLRAEATELKKELQELQQLSREALGEIVERLDRVICIPPMQR; from the exons ATGAAAGTGAAGGCAGCGATCGCGGCTCTGTGTAAACTGTTGGCCGGGTTTGGAGTTCGGCCCGTGCCCGGTGCTGGGGAGGCCGCCGCGATCTACCCGGAGATATTCCGCCAGGCTAAGTTCGACCGAAAAGAAGCG ACGGCTGAGTTCTGGAAGTTGCTGCATTGGCTTCTGAAGCTCGTCAATGAGGACGGGCCCTGTGAGGTCATAGATTTAG CTGACCAGATTGAATATGTGAAGGCTGCAGTTTGCTACTATGGTTATGGATTCATGGATTTCTACCAGCTGCCTGCTGACGGCACTTGGGGTAGCCGGGACCTCCTTCTGGCCTTTTCCTGGCTACTACAAAAAATTCACCTTTTGGAGCAGTTATTGAACCTGCAAAGACTCCACGTGGAAGATCAGGTGTCACTCTGCACG TGTAGGCAGGCCATACCCATCAGCCCCGTGGAGAGATCGGACCTTCGGGATGGCAGACACCCTGCGGGAATGGACGTGCGCTATCTGCAGTGTTTACAGGGAAAACTACGATTCCGCTGGCGGAGTCTTTACAGTGCTCAGCAGGAGAGGTGTTCTGCCCTCTACAAG ATACATTTGTACACCAGAGGatgcagcagcagccagagcattgATCATTTATCTGCGACTGAAACACGTCTCATCCAAGATCCCAAGCAGTGTGGTGAG TTTGTGCAGCTCCTGGAGCGTGAGAACATGCGATTGGAGGCATACCTGGAGTGGAAGCAGCTGGAGCCCTTATACTGGCAGTGGATG ATTAAAGACCAGGAGCGAGGTATGGGAACTCACGCACGACAGCGTGAAGCAGTGTTCCTGACCCAGTGTGATGTGGAACGGAAACTGGGGGCAGTGCAAGCCAGAGCGAGCCACAAGAGTAGAGGACACAGCCACGtcggactggcactgagagccaactCCACTCCTGTCAGGACTAAACCTCCCTCTGCCCAACAACACAACGTCTCTGGGAGTCTCACAGCGTCAGAAGTGATCACACAGCTAAGAGCTGAAGCAACTGAATTAAAGAAAGAACTCCAAGAactgcagcaactttccagagagGCTCTCGGAGAGATTGTGGAAAGGCTGGATAGAGTGATATGTATCCCTCCAATGCAGCGATGA
- the tedc1 gene encoding tubulin epsilon and delta complex protein 1 isoform X3 produces MKVKAAIAALCKLLAGFGVRPVPGAGEAAAIYPEIFRQAKFDRKEATAEFWKLLHWLLKLVNEDGPCEVIDLADQIEYVKAAVCYYGYGFMDFYQLPADGTWGSRDLLLAFSWLLQKIHLLEQLLNLQRLHVEDQVSLCTCRQAIPISPVERSDLRDGRHPAGMDVRYLQCLQGKLRFRWRSLYSAQQERCSALYKIHLYTRGCSSSQSIDHLSATETRLIQDPKQCGEFVQLLERENMRLEAYLEWKQLEPLYWQWMESVLAAKLQDTQELLNVKVRTVTGCSLDQRGNCSEPGNFRETGKLCSELLKLQSELQDQRTAKDERHGSSWRRSSEPASNQRMGSALTGQCSTWRKHQTKT; encoded by the exons ATGAAAGTGAAGGCAGCGATCGCGGCTCTGTGTAAACTGTTGGCCGGGTTTGGAGTTCGGCCCGTGCCCGGTGCTGGGGAGGCCGCCGCGATCTACCCGGAGATATTCCGCCAGGCTAAGTTCGACCGAAAAGAAGCG ACGGCTGAGTTCTGGAAGTTGCTGCATTGGCTTCTGAAGCTCGTCAATGAGGACGGGCCCTGTGAGGTCATAGATTTAG CTGACCAGATTGAATATGTGAAGGCTGCAGTTTGCTACTATGGTTATGGATTCATGGATTTCTACCAGCTGCCTGCTGACGGCACTTGGGGTAGCCGGGACCTCCTTCTGGCCTTTTCCTGGCTACTACAAAAAATTCACCTTTTGGAGCAGTTATTGAACCTGCAAAGACTCCACGTGGAAGATCAGGTGTCACTCTGCACG TGTAGGCAGGCCATACCCATCAGCCCCGTGGAGAGATCGGACCTTCGGGATGGCAGACACCCTGCGGGAATGGACGTGCGCTATCTGCAGTGTTTACAGGGAAAACTACGATTCCGCTGGCGGAGTCTTTACAGTGCTCAGCAGGAGAGGTGTTCTGCCCTCTACAAG ATACATTTGTACACCAGAGGatgcagcagcagccagagcattgATCATTTATCTGCGACTGAAACACGTCTCATCCAAGATCCCAAGCAGTGTGGTGAG TTTGTGCAGCTCCTGGAGCGTGAGAACATGCGATTGGAGGCATACCTGGAGTGGAAGCAGCTGGAGCCCTTATACTGGCAGTGGATG GAAAGTGTGCTGGCTGCGAAGCTGCAGGATACCCAGGAGCTTCTGAATGTAAAAGTTCGAACAGTCACTGGCTGCTCACTGGACCAGAGAGGGAACTGCAGTGAACCTGGTAACTTTAGAGAAACGGGAAAACTCTGCAGTGAGCTACTGAAGCTGCAATCGGAGCTGCAGGAccaaagaacagcaaaggatgaAAGG